Part of the Mus caroli chromosome 1, CAROLI_EIJ_v1.1, whole genome shotgun sequence genome, tcgttacccactaaaccatcttgccagccccctccTGTGATTTTTAACTTACTTACGAGGCTGCAAAAGACAGTGCCTTCCTTGACCTGATATGGTACATGATTGTAGGACCCACCAAaccagtgtgtacacacacacacacacacacacacagataaaatgaTTAAGCCAGCCATAATTAAATAATGAAGTAAGCCAGGTCTGATGGTATATGCcattaaccccagcatttggtaggcaggcaagcagatctctgagttggaggccagcctggtcaatataagcaagttccaggccagccaggctacttAAGTAAGTAAGGCTACTTACAGTAAGTAAAacccagtctttaaaaattctaagtcagagatgcagagatgccaGAGCTGATGGGGAGCTGCGGTCTGCAGGACCAGAATTATTATCCATTATCAGAGAGTCCTGAGGTCTGCTCTGCCGGTGAGTTTTATCCTCTAGGCTATTCCAGACTCGGCCTCttctctctcacctcctccttGGTCCCTCTCCACCCACCCCATGGTGTGTGCAGGTCTTTGGGTGTTCTCAGagaatgttttcctctttcacaGTCCAGCTCATgctttgagatagggcctctcaGTGAACCAGCTAGACTGGCTGTCTCACAAGCTCCGGGATCTACGtatcccctccccatctccctctaacactgggatcataggtgtgtgccGACATGCTCAGCCTTTATGAGGCTGCTAGGACCCAGACTTGAATTCTTGTGATTGTACGCAAGCAGTTCACTCACTGAGCCAGCTGCCAGCTCTCCTGGGTTTCCCACAAACGAGGAAGACACTCTGTGGTCTGgccctgccttggcctctggcctccaccacTGTCCCCAAACCGAATGCCCTCAATCTGCTAAGAAGACCCTCAGCCTTATCCTATTTAGGAGTACTGCCCACAACCCcagggacccccacccccaaccagggCTGGCACCTTTATATCCATGTCCCCACCTGTCCAGGGTAGAGAATTCGGAAATATTAGTTAGGAGCCAGTGTTCCTCCTGAGTCCTTGACAACCCATCTCTGGACAGGTATTAGCGTGGCTGCTGTCTGTCACCGAGTATTTCTGTAGAGGTTTGTGGAGAGCCTTCACACAGTAGATCTGTCTATTAAGGGAGCTCGGCCTTCCCCAGGAGAAATTCTGTCCGTGGAGATAAAGGGCAGAAACCCTAATTAGCATACACTTGTAGCCTCTAGCTGTTGCGTCAAGAGACCCAACCTCAATCAGAAGTATTTCATAGCTTAAACAGAGATAAGCATTGCTGCAGTCTTATCTAGATGGCCATTCCAGAGTGATCCTTCATGGTTTTCCtggaggtgatttttttttttctccagagctAATTGAATTTACAGAAGATGAGACTTGCAGGTTTCTAGTTTGAAGAACTTGCTGTCTCTGCGGCTATGGGTGGTGGTCATACCTCTTCCAGAAAAGAGGAAGGGGCGAGCAGGTTCACACAAGCAGAGGTTGGCAGGTAGGTTAGCTCTGTTGTCTCTGATCAAAGGCACAGGCTCTTGGTTCTGTATTCTTATTCCTGTCCCCCTAATATTTCCTAAGTCAGCTCATTAATCATGTGTATTAATGTTAAAGTGTACTATGTCCATTTCCCCTTCAAGCCCACCATCAGTTATCACCCACCAGACACCAAGAGGTAACGTGGGTGCTGGAGGAGGTGAGATGGGAGCCCAGCCCTGGGCCACCCTTAGCTCTCCGACCCCTTTGCTCAGATTTCCCACCCCTCTGGTTGACATGGGCACTGAATGTACTTTGCAATAATGGTGCCACCCAGCATGGAGTGGGCAGGGctacaagggaagaaagaagcctTACAGTTTCCTTGCTCTCTCCTTGACCTtcacctatacatacacacacacacacacacacacacacacacacatacaatgaccCTGGACAGCCTCAGATTGCCTAGACTGTCTGAAACAGACCaacttcccagaattccaagcaGATAGGAAGTGGGTGTGTCCTGGAGACATCACTTGCAGCCCTTAGCTGTGAGGTGCTGTCCCCAGAAGTCtccacctgatgtgggtactgggaactaagtCCCAGTACTCTGCAAACCAAGCAGTGCCTGCtcacaaccactgagccatctctccaccccctatttgcttttaagatttattttggggtgtgtgtgtgtgtgtgcacttatgcGCATACAAGTaactgagaaagacagaaaactacCTCATAGCTCTTGGAGTTGGAGTTGctagcagttgtgagccaccttagTACTGGGTACTGACCTTTGATCTCTCGAAGAacagcaaatttttttttttaaccttgatcATCTCTTTAACGCCAGTTTTTCCTTGATAAACATTATTATTGTATCTGTGGGAAAACCTggcctctgagaccagtctgtctGTTCAATAAGCCAGGTGACCGTGCAGATAGAAGGCATGGTGCTTCACGGAACATTAGATGGTACAGTGGGTCTTTTCAGGGTACCTGGCCTATTGCTGAACTCAGGGTGACGTGAGCGATAAGATGGGGCATGAGATGCTAGATTCTTGAGGTGAGAGAACTTAGACCTGGGGGCTGCTGGCTCTCAGCTGCACAGAGCTCACCCTAGGAGGAAGGAATCCCTGTTGAGATGTCTGACCCTGTTCAGTACTAATGCGCATctgacactgtcttagttagggttttactgctgtgaacagacaccatgactaaagcaactcttaaaaggtcaagatgtttttttaagatttatttattttatgtatgtatgtgagtacattgttgctgtctttagacacaccaggagagggcattggatcccattacagatgagggagccaccatgtggttgccaggaattgaacttagggcctccggcccataaggacaacatttaactggggctggcttaaaggttcagaggttcagtccaatatcatcaaggcaggaacatggcagcatccaggcaggcatggtgcaggaggagctgagagttctacatcttcatctgaaggctgctggcagaatactgacttccaggcagttaggagtagtgtcttaaagcccacgaccacagtgacacgcctactcgaacaaagccacacctcctaatagcgcctctccctgagccaagcatatacaaaccatcacagacactaAGGACACAAATGCTTCCAAAGGGCAGAGGCCACCACACAACATACCAGCAAGGTATATAGGTCCCAAGCATGGGCCAGATGGACCCCATTCTGCTCCAGCCTTTGAGGGGTACAGCCACCATCTGACCCTCTGGGAGAAACTGCCAACCCCCTCCTTGAGCAGCCCATTCTCCAGGATATTCTCCATCCTGGAAACCTTCTAGAACATGGCCTGAATCAGCCATGGAGTAGCTCCAAGGACCGGACTAGAAAGACATTGGAGGGCCAAGAGCTTCCTCTGCAGTCTCTGTGTAAAGAACCAGATTATCTTTTGTCAGAACTATCACTCCTGTGGCTTTCAGGATATATGGTGGCAACTGCTGGGACCTTTTCATCCTCCCACTATATCAGCAGAGTACCTGCTGGTGGGTCCCCTACAGTAGGGGATGGAGAAATCAGAAATTCAACAAGGCCTTAGCCAGGCACACATGGGTGTGCTCCTTTTCATTGTCTGGGAAAGGAGGGGGCACCATATTTTATCCATCTGCCTACAGTGCCCTGATGTCCCCAAACCCGCCATCAGAATGTGCACAGGAGAGACATCCCATTGCCCTGGGTTTGTGCTgcacagaggaggagaaactgaagtGCCTCCTTCACCTACATATCTGCGCTCTTGCTCTGACCATTCTGGATATAAAGAGTTCAGCTGCCTGGTCGTCATgccccccccacctcaccccccttTATAAAGCATACCCTTGACAGGTTCCATCCCTCAGACCCAGGGTTTTCTCCTCAGAAACGAAACGAATGGCAGAGCTGAGAACTTACTTGATGTCATGTGCCCAAGGGTCCATGGTAAAGAGCTATAGTCACCACAGTGGGTGCAGCTCTCTCCCCTTTCCAACCGTACTGATCTCTTCCCTGTTCTCATTGTAGAAAGTTCTACTACATCACCCTGTTGCGAGACCCCGTATCCCGCTACCTGAGTGAATGGCGACATGTACAGCGTGGGGCCACGTGGAAGACCTCCTTGCACATGTGTGACGGGCGCACACCGACCCCAGAGGAGCTGCCGCCCTGCTACGAGGGCACAGACTGGTCGGGCTGCACGTTGCAGGAGTTCATGGATTGCCCCTATAACCTGGCCAACAACCGGCAGGTGCGCATGCTGGCCGACCTCAGCCTGGTGGGCTGCTACAACCTGTCTTTCATCCCCGAGAGCAAGCGGGCCCAGTTGCTGCTGGAGAGCGCCAAGAAGAACCTGCGAGGCATGGCCTTCTTCGGCCTCACTGAGTTCCAGCGCAAGACGCAGTACCTATTTGAGCGGACGTTCAACCTCAAGTTCATCCGGCCATTCATGCAATACAACAGCACGCGGGCGGGCGGTGTGGAGGTGGATGAGGACACTATCCGCCACATCGAGGAGCTCAACGACCTGGACATGCAGCTGTATGACTATGCCAAGGACCTCTTTCAGCAGCGTTACCAGTACAAGAGACAGCTGGAGCGCAGGGAACAGCGCCTGCGCAATCGAGAAGAGCGCCTCCTGCACCGCTCCAAGGAAGCGCTGCCACGGGAGGACCCAGAAGAGCCGGGCCGTGTGCCCACCGAGGACTACATGAGCCATATCATTGAGAAGTGGTAGTAGTGTCAGGGGCAGAGAGTGATGGGCACGATTTAACAGGGAAAGAAATGGGGCCAACAGTTCTTCCTGTTCGGAGCAGCGGGTGCTAGTAGGATGCCCTAGTCCTTGATGGGGCAGGGTAGGACCTCTGGGGCAGATGGCCTTCCTGCTCTTCTGGCCCCCGTGTCATAGTTAAAACTGACAAGGATTTGAAAAAGACTGGCGAGGGAACGTGTCTGCTTAGCCGAGACTCCCATACCTACTATGCACGCACTGGCACCCAACGACCAGCCCCCTAGGAACGTGTTACTAGCTCCTAATAGCTTGGTTGAAGCTCCTTGGCCTCTGAGGACCCCTAATAACCCAGAATCTTGGGGAGCCCTTTCCTTTGAGAATACAAGCATGTCTCTGAGGCATCCTCAGACCTggggtgctccccaacccccacctatCAAAGCTGCTTTCAAGGTCAGGGTCAGCCCCAGCTGTGGCAGAGAAGACTCAAGTCTGGCACCTGGCCTCTGCACTGTCTGGAGCATGATCAGAATCCACGGTGTATCCTGGCTTTAGGGGAACCAGGTTCAAGCAGGAAAGGGATGGACACCAAGAggtcttcccccccacccccagctccccaccAATCCCTATGCTTTCTGATGCACTGCCCCTTCCCCATCACTGAAACATTTCTACAAGGGCTTGTGTGCCAATGTTCCTACCATACCAGCAACTCTTTCTATCCCATGCATAAAAGCATCCTTTGGCTGGGATATAGGGCCACATCAACCTGAGTTGGTACTGGGTGGCCAGGATGGGGACTTTCCCATTCTCAGCTGAGGTTGGAAGAAACCACCCTGGGTGTCCTTTCTGGGACCTGTCTGCATaaccctccccaccctggctCTCCTGCATCTTCTTACCCTTTACAAAGTCTGACCCGGCCATTTCCAGCAGACCCGTGAGCCAGCCAGGGACTGGACTAGAAGCCATGTTGCATAtcggggttttttgttttgttttgttttgttttgtttaagcacTTACCAAGTGCCCTATCCCTGGCAGGCCCCTAGTGGGGGTGTCATGGCTTTTTTCAGAGTCTATAAGCATGCAGCCATGGGTTGTGAGCTGACCTTGAGACAGGACGGGTCCCacacttcctgcctctgtctcactcAACACTCAGGCTAAGAAGGAGCAGGTCACCACAGACAAAAGTGGGGCCATATGTAGCACAGCAATATTCCAGATGTTAGCAGGTGTTGCTGCTGCCCTAGAGCAATGGCTTAATCTTCACACATGTGTGGTATAGGGCCTAcactcaggcaccaggcacttgACCTTGGGGGTCTACAGGCAAGTTGAGTTCTGATATGCACAGTCCAGCCCAGTCTAGCACCGCCTTTATGGTAGTTGATCACTCTGAGGAGGTGGGTAGCAAGATGAATTAGGAGGTCAAGGTCACTGAGAGGAATTTGTTTAGATGCTCAGTTTAGAGTGAATATATATCTGTGAGGAGTCTGGGGCATTTTGGGGAACCCTGGGGTCTTTTACAGGTCATGTtggttgctgctgcttctgtcagGAAGTACCCTAGCTCCACGTACTCCCCGCCCCCCCTGCCGCCCCCGCCGCCCCCTTCACAACCTTATGTGTACACAACCTGAACATAGGATCTGTTCTATACATACTGGAATATGTTTTAACATATGCCCCGCCATCCTGACTCACACGGAAGCACGGGTCTCTTCTCAATCTTTGCTGCATTTGGAAAATGTTCCCTCCCATCTCAGGCCAGCGCCATGTCGAGGCATCTTCAGTCCACCCCTGCCTAAGGCTCAGGCTACCTGCTTTGGGGCACAGCTTCCTGGTACTCATGGCATCTCAGAACAGGgtgctcccctctccctccagctcCAAGGACTCTGCCTACAGGAGTGTGCCTTGGGGCTGAAAGGCCATGCAAACACAACAAACTAATAACTCAGTCCCAAGGCACCCTGCAGCCCTGCAGACACCCACCCCGCTCCGAGAGTGGGAGGCAGGGACCACAGAACTGTCCAGCCAACGCGTCTGAACTGGAACTGTTCCACTTGAACCCGGGagctttaaagctttatttatttatagcttcttattaaaaaataaaaaaaaaagcgtTGAGGAGGAATCCTTTGGTTATTCATATGGAATTGATGATGGAAAAGCAACTGGTTGTCTTCTAATTGTCGTTGTCTAGATGGAGACTGAACGTTAGCAGATGAATAAACCCTGAAAAGGTCACTGTGTGCTGTGGTCTGTGGTGACTTAGCCCTCCCAGGCATTGCATTGGCCTGCATCATATTTCGGCAGGGGTGACAGCAAGGCTGTTCCGGTGCAGGTGCTCCTCCCCCTGCACAAAGTGAGGTGCTGGGTAAGGAAAAACTCATAGACTACGAAAGGTAGAAACATAACATTTATTATAAGACGAGCACAGGTGACACCAGGTGAAAGGACTGTCACCAACAGCAGTGACTGTACCATGTGTTACCAGCGACTCCCTCTGCTCAGCTTTTAACTTGGAAATTTTTCAGGTGGCAAAGAGAAAGGTCTCTGGGCATGCATGCCTCGCGGCTGGCAGAGtgtctagcatgcaggaagcttaggtttgagtcccagcactgaggtgaaggcaggaggatcatttcaaggccatccttgaccAATAGGAAGTCTGAAGTCAGTTGGGCAGagtcctgtctcaataaaactaGCCTTATTATTCATTATAAGAAAttatgaggggctggagagatggctcagtggttgggagcactggctactctccTGGAGGTCctagttcaattgccagcaaccacatggtggctcacaaccacctgtaatgagatctgatgccctcttctggtgcatctgaagacaaagacagctacagtttaaataaataaataaataaataaataaataaataaatcttttttaaaaaagaaattatgagtTAATAGAAAATATGTCATGTTGAGAGAGAGCTGTTCTTAGCATCAGCTCCAGTTTAGTTCCTTATCTGTTGCTAGCCACACAGCTCCACAACTCAACACAAAGAATAAAGGTTTGCCACACAACGTGATGTGTCAGTAATCctggcaaaaagaaaaagcagttcATTTTGCCCCAGTTTTGCTCCAAAGTAGAGGAACACCTTGTGGTAGCCTTTCTGGCAGAGTCCTTTCTACCTGAAGACAGGTCACAGCAAATGACCAGAGTGGCGAGTGAGCCAAGCATGAGATGGTCGGTTGTTTcttacctataatcccagttctcGGGAGGaataggcaggaagatcacaaattctAAGCAAGGTTGAGCTGCATAGTGGTGGCCCTGTCTAAAACAACATGAAAAACTGGGAAAGTGGTTCTGTTGCTAAAATGTTTGTCTTATTAAGCATAAGGATCTGAATTTAATCTGCAgaacctacattttaaaaacaaaaaaacaggtgtGGTTGCATGCCTGAAAAACCCAGTGTTGAGGAGACAGGGACCCAGCTAGCCTAGCCCACTTGGTGAGTTTCAGTCTACTGAGAGGGCCTGACTCAGAACAAGGTGAAaggcacctgaggaatgacagctaGGGTCATATtctgggtcacacacacacacacacacacacacacacacacagaggggtggggagagagagaggaaaaagaaaaggaggaggaggaagaagaaagaagagggagagagggagaagaaagaagaggaggaggaggaagcacatGCTTATGTGTCCTCTAATAAAGCCACAGGATTTATTCACGGGATTCTTCCCTTAAGCTATCTAATCCTAATAGATTCTTATGTGGCCCAACCCCTGACTGCCATAGTTGGAGGGAGTCCCCACTCTTACTACTTCCCAATGTGGGTTAAATTCTATACACAAGTCCTTAGGAGACACTCCAATCATACAGAAGCCACAAGCCCCGAGAGTTCAGTGGAGGTAATGTTTTATCACATTGTTTGCTCCGTGTTCCGTCCTCCATCTTCCAGACACGAGAGCATTCTCATTCTTTCTGAAGTATCTGAAGGATGGTTATGGGCATCAGAATCCTCCACCCCAAAACTCTTACACACATGTCTACCAAGATGGCACTCCGCTGCAACATTCAACCCGACCGCCATCtgccgccccgcccctcccccccccccccccccccccccccccgcccccgagcAAAACCCATATGCAGGACTATTACCTAGTATATCCTTATCCCATAACGGTCTTCAGAACCAAACTCTTGCTTCTTGTGCTTCTCCCAAATGGCTTAACTAGAGTCCAGACCCTCGCCTGCTCCTTAGCTTACTATTGATACTGTGTATGTGTAAACGAAGGTTCAAGAATCCCacagtgggggctggtgaga contains:
- the Hs6st1 gene encoding heparan-sulfate 6-O-sulfotransferase 1, yielding MRRRRAGGRTMVERASKFVLVVAGSACFMLILYQYAGPGLSLGAPGGRVPPDDLDLFPTPDPHYEKKYYFPVRELERSLRFDMKGDDVIVFLHIQKTGGTTFGRHLVQNVRLEVPCDCRPGQKKCTCYRPNRRETWLFSRFSTGWSCGLHADWTELTNCVPGVLDRRDPAGLRSPRKFYYITLLRDPVSRYLSEWRHVQRGATWKTSLHMCDGRTPTPEELPPCYEGTDWSGCTLQEFMDCPYNLANNRQVRMLADLSLVGCYNLSFIPESKRAQLLLESAKKNLRGMAFFGLTEFQRKTQYLFERTFNLKFIRPFMQYNSTRAGGVEVDEDTIRHIEELNDLDMQLYDYAKDLFQQRYQYKRQLERREQRLRNREERLLHRSKEALPREDPEEPGRVPTEDYMSHIIEKW